The Streptomyces cynarae genome contains a region encoding:
- a CDS encoding dicarboxylate/amino acid:cation symporter translates to MSRNDAAPGTVTAPPGRTRRMLSHLYVQCLIAVLLGAAVGGLWPSVGADLKPLGDGFIGLVKMFIAPIIFCTVVHGIASMGNARAVGRVSLKALVYFEVLTTVAMVIGLIVVNVVKPGSGLHIDLSTLSTKGLPPEATTAHEGFAEFLLAIIPATLVSALTGNEILPVLLVSVLFGFGLHAGGEAGLGIARGIEKFSTVLFTLIRWVMRLAPVGAFGSMAFTIGKYGLGTLRHLGLLVGSFWLTALFFVLVVLGTVMRLNGLRLLPFLRYIKEELLIVLGTSSTEPVLPRMMAKLQHVGASKPVVGITLPAGYSFNLDGTAIYLTMGSVFLAQALGIDLSLTQQLTMLAVMLLTSKGAAGVTGSGFIALAATLSAVPHVPVAALALIFGIDRFMSEARALTSLVGNGVATLAVARWEGELDEDRAKAVLRGELPYAPAPAPSAVPAETGPKETPAPTRDPVPAAR, encoded by the coding sequence ATGAGCCGCAACGACGCCGCCCCGGGTACCGTCACCGCACCACCGGGCCGCACCCGCCGGATGCTGTCCCACCTCTACGTCCAGTGCCTGATCGCCGTCCTCCTCGGCGCCGCCGTGGGCGGGCTGTGGCCGTCCGTCGGCGCCGACCTCAAGCCGCTCGGCGACGGCTTCATCGGGCTGGTGAAGATGTTCATCGCGCCGATCATCTTCTGCACGGTCGTCCACGGCATCGCCTCCATGGGCAACGCCCGCGCGGTCGGCCGCGTGAGCCTGAAGGCTCTGGTCTACTTCGAGGTGCTGACCACCGTGGCCATGGTGATCGGCCTGATCGTCGTCAACGTCGTCAAGCCGGGCAGCGGTCTGCACATCGACCTCTCGACCCTGTCCACCAAGGGCCTGCCGCCGGAGGCGACCACGGCCCACGAGGGCTTCGCCGAGTTCCTCCTCGCCATCATCCCGGCCACCCTGGTCAGCGCCCTGACCGGCAACGAGATCCTGCCGGTGCTGCTGGTGTCGGTACTGTTCGGCTTCGGCCTGCACGCCGGCGGGGAGGCCGGCCTGGGCATCGCCCGGGGCATCGAGAAGTTCTCCACGGTCCTGTTCACGCTCATCCGCTGGGTCATGCGGCTGGCCCCCGTCGGCGCGTTCGGCTCGATGGCCTTCACCATCGGCAAGTACGGCCTGGGCACCCTGCGCCACCTGGGCCTGCTGGTCGGCTCGTTCTGGCTGACCGCCCTCTTCTTCGTCCTGGTCGTCCTCGGGACCGTGATGCGCCTGAACGGACTGCGGCTGCTGCCCTTCTTGCGCTACATCAAGGAAGAGCTGCTGATCGTCCTGGGCACCTCCTCCACCGAGCCCGTCCTGCCGCGCATGATGGCCAAGCTCCAGCACGTGGGCGCCTCGAAACCGGTCGTCGGCATCACGCTGCCCGCCGGGTACTCATTCAACCTCGACGGCACCGCCATCTACCTGACCATGGGCTCGGTCTTCCTCGCGCAGGCCCTAGGCATCGACCTCAGCCTCACCCAGCAGCTGACCATGCTCGCCGTCATGCTGCTCACCTCCAAGGGCGCCGCAGGCGTCACCGGCTCCGGCTTCATCGCCCTGGCCGCCACTCTCAGCGCCGTCCCGCACGTCCCGGTCGCCGCCCTCGCGCTGATCTTCGGCATCGACCGGTTCATGTCCGAAGCCCGCGCCCTGACCAGTCTGGTCGGCAACGGTGTCGCCACCCTGGCCGTCGCCCGCTGGGAGGGCGAGCTCGACGAGGACCGCGCCAAGGCCGTCCTGCGCGGCGAGCTTCCCTACGCGCCTGCCCCCGCTCCTTCCGCGGTGCCGGCCGAGACCGGTCCGAAGGAGACACCCGCACCGACCCGCGACCCCGTCCCCGCCGCACGCTGA
- a CDS encoding PrpF domain-containing protein has protein sequence MLRLQGEMIRGGTSKCWIFDHRDVVATGVDVDAVLLAAFNAADPRQIDGVGGASSTTSKAAVVQASGRPGVDVEYAFAQVGIGDERVEWAGNCGNCATAVALYALHHDLVPIASDTTTVRMLNVNTGARLTGTIPTPAGVAPEEGTAVVPGTSAPGVPVLLGFQDPAGSTTGSALPTGRALDELTGPDGPVEASLVDAGAPAALFEAKAFGLDGTESLTAFAAAVPALTLLRRQAALAMGLAREGDPVSHAVPKVGIVARPGPYRTTQGTLVNQDEYDLAVRMVSMHAPHPAIGLTSAVALATAAATPGTLAHRVARQTADGTLRLGTPAGVVTTRAVPAPDGASPTVLLHRAARRIARAELLVPVLEGRPA, from the coding sequence GTGCTGCGTCTGCAGGGCGAGATGATCCGCGGAGGAACCAGCAAGTGCTGGATCTTCGACCACCGCGACGTGGTCGCCACGGGCGTGGACGTCGATGCCGTGCTGCTCGCCGCCTTCAACGCCGCCGACCCCCGCCAGATCGACGGCGTGGGCGGCGCCTCCTCCACCACCTCCAAGGCCGCCGTCGTACAGGCGTCGGGCCGACCCGGCGTGGACGTCGAGTACGCCTTCGCACAGGTCGGGATCGGCGACGAGCGCGTGGAGTGGGCCGGCAACTGCGGCAACTGCGCCACCGCCGTGGCGCTGTACGCCCTCCACCACGATCTCGTGCCGATCGCGTCGGACACCACCACCGTCCGCATGCTCAACGTCAACACCGGGGCCCGCCTCACCGGCACGATCCCCACCCCTGCGGGCGTGGCCCCGGAGGAGGGCACGGCCGTGGTGCCGGGTACCTCGGCGCCGGGCGTGCCGGTCCTGCTCGGGTTTCAGGACCCGGCCGGCTCGACGACCGGCAGCGCTCTGCCGACCGGCCGGGCACTGGACGAGCTGACCGGCCCGGACGGTCCCGTCGAGGCATCCCTGGTGGATGCCGGCGCGCCGGCCGCGCTGTTCGAGGCCAAGGCGTTCGGTCTCGACGGCACGGAATCCCTCACCGCGTTCGCCGCCGCAGTGCCCGCGCTGACGCTGCTGCGTCGCCAGGCAGCGCTGGCCATGGGCCTGGCCCGCGAGGGCGATCCGGTCAGCCACGCGGTGCCGAAGGTGGGCATCGTGGCCCGACCTGGCCCCTATCGCACCACCCAGGGCACACTCGTCAACCAGGACGAGTACGACCTGGCCGTGCGCATGGTCTCCATGCACGCCCCGCACCCGGCGATCGGCCTGACCTCCGCCGTGGCCCTGGCCACGGCCGCCGCCACCCCTGGCACCCTCGCCCACCGCGTCGCCCGGCAGACCGCCGACGGCACGCTGCGCCTGGGCACCCCCGCCGGCGTGGTCACCACCCGAGCCGTCCCCGCACCGGACGGCGCGTCCCCCACGGTGCTGCTGCACCGCGCCGCCCGGCGTATCGCCCGAGCCGAACTCCTCGTTCCCGTCCTGGAAGGACGCCCCGCATGA
- a CDS encoding LysR family transcriptional regulator — protein sequence MLDVRRILLFTEVARRGSVTATARALNYTPSAVSQQISRLETEAGQPLLERHARGVTLTDAGRALAERGQRIARELQAAENELADYAGLRAGTLRIGTFPTVGASLLPQAVIAFRDAHPDVRLTVRSARIAGLWTMLENREIEMSLMWDYDWSRIDREDIVITPLLDDPPALLVSDRHPLAGRDAASLADFAHDPWITRADHHPVAEALVRGCRAVGFEPHIAYEAHDYQEAQAMVAAGIGVALAPTLALEGIRPGVDVLPLQPPAPVRRILLVRMADHSLTPAAVTFAGLLRATAAARTP from the coding sequence ATGCTCGATGTCCGGCGCATCCTGCTGTTCACGGAGGTCGCCCGGCGCGGCTCGGTGACCGCCACAGCCCGCGCCCTGAACTACACCCCGTCAGCGGTGTCGCAGCAGATCAGCCGCCTGGAAACGGAGGCAGGCCAGCCCCTGCTGGAACGCCACGCCCGGGGCGTCACCCTCACCGACGCCGGACGGGCACTGGCCGAACGAGGGCAACGGATCGCACGCGAACTGCAGGCCGCGGAAAACGAACTCGCCGACTACGCCGGCCTGCGCGCGGGCACACTGCGCATCGGCACCTTCCCCACCGTCGGCGCCTCGCTCCTCCCGCAGGCCGTGATCGCCTTCAGGGACGCCCACCCCGACGTACGGCTGACCGTCCGCAGCGCCCGCATCGCCGGACTCTGGACGATGCTGGAGAACCGGGAGATCGAAATGTCGCTGATGTGGGACTACGACTGGAGCCGAATCGACCGGGAGGACATCGTCATCACCCCCCTCCTCGATGACCCGCCGGCCCTTCTCGTCAGCGACCGCCATCCACTCGCCGGCCGCGACGCCGCCTCACTCGCCGACTTCGCGCACGACCCCTGGATCACCCGCGCCGACCATCACCCGGTGGCCGAAGCCCTCGTCCGCGGCTGCCGCGCCGTCGGCTTCGAGCCCCACATCGCCTACGAGGCCCACGACTACCAGGAAGCCCAGGCCATGGTCGCCGCCGGCATCGGCGTCGCCCTCGCCCCCACCCTGGCCCTGGAGGGCATCCGACCCGGCGTCGACGTCCTGCCCCTCCAGCCGCCGGCCCCCGTCCGCCGCATCCTCCTGGTTCGCATGGCCGACCACTCGCTCACCCCCGCCGCGGTGACCTTCGCGGGCCTCCTCCGCGCCACCGCCGCGGCCCGAACCCCCTGA
- a CDS encoding RICIN domain-containing protein, translated as MKPVRSPFRTLSAVLATALSAVLLTSLTTPTPAAAATQATYYVAPDGDDANPGTITAPFKTLQHARDVVRKVNSNMTGDIDVYLRGGNYPVSSTIDFTSADSGTNGHRVVYAAYPGEKPVLNGGVQVTGWTQHSGNIWQAPLNRDDKLRALYVNGKRAVMASKTITSAGCDGTTYNVTAGQAPWAWESGQTCDGAKYSLSDLPAIAQNQDDVEIQTATTWTTSIVGVRQITTSSDGLNRVAKFQEPGAAIAQYAYNGNFHAGGTQTFMNAYEFLDKPGEFYFDKTNHILYYYKSSSDDMTTAQVWAPDKVSTLIHIAGTSTTDHARNITFSGLTVEHSDWNLVNVDGSVFRQGQQGNVNSFVYTHGNFHQYYYRNVDIGPGAIQIENADGITLQGNTVQHTGDDGINMVNDVSNTQLIGNYTNDIAGSAITVGHPQHVYIGDYTSTNNEKYPTDVEGVCKNISITDNYIYDSAVLFQGSSPISAYFTDTLSVQHNRIEKAPWAGITLGWGWWNFNGSANSVSPGNPTTTARNNTISYNQIIDTMQTLGDSAPIYTLGSQPGTVISNNYIQGVPAGHKYGLHPDEGSAYITFDRNVLNVDPNVYYAVNSGTWGYQHDLNITNTYGTVNTIYSKNVPNSDIQNVQAYSDGVWPSQAYNIALNAGLEDAYKNLVPQSNVALQDYVLPASTFIGQGQSSVPVRGTGDSTRTLWLAPSGTTTFAVGPTMTKASGTASSIAVPPTVGDYHLYVVNAQGNTSAASQSIVRQRWNYVDDKNTAMTYSPSWSNWNDPQDFDGSESFTSKAGNYVQYSFTGTGIRYLSMKQPNMGKVDVYIDGSLVQSGIDAYAPSVTKQVVLFEKTDLAAGPHTIKVVCTGTKNVSSSNTVCALDAFANISFPATNAFYKLLNKNSGMAIDVGGGSTSDGAGVIQWNDSGAQNQHWRFVAVGDGSYEITSQNSGKLLDVNNGATTDGASIIQWHDDSGANQHWTLTAAGNGYYKITNVNSHMVLAVPSSSTSAGTQLVQTTDTGTDNQLWKVVNVG; from the coding sequence ATGAAGCCAGTCAGGTCGCCCTTCCGCACGTTGTCAGCAGTGCTTGCGACGGCCCTCTCGGCCGTGCTGCTGACGTCCCTCACCACGCCGACCCCGGCCGCGGCCGCGACCCAGGCGACGTACTACGTCGCTCCCGACGGTGACGACGCCAACCCCGGGACGATCACAGCGCCGTTCAAGACCCTGCAGCACGCTCGGGACGTCGTGCGCAAAGTGAACAGCAACATGACCGGCGACATCGACGTATATCTCCGCGGCGGCAACTACCCGGTGAGCAGCACGATCGACTTCACGTCGGCCGATTCGGGCACGAACGGCCACCGTGTCGTGTACGCCGCCTACCCGGGCGAGAAGCCGGTCCTGAACGGCGGCGTCCAGGTGACCGGATGGACCCAGCACAGCGGGAACATCTGGCAGGCCCCGCTGAACCGCGACGACAAACTCCGCGCGCTCTACGTCAACGGCAAGCGCGCTGTGATGGCTTCCAAGACGATCACCTCGGCCGGATGTGACGGAACGACCTACAACGTCACGGCCGGCCAGGCTCCCTGGGCCTGGGAGTCGGGCCAGACGTGCGACGGAGCCAAGTACAGCCTCTCCGATCTGCCCGCCATCGCCCAGAACCAGGACGACGTCGAGATTCAGACGGCGACGACCTGGACCACGTCCATCGTGGGGGTTCGCCAGATCACCACGAGCTCGGACGGCCTCAACCGCGTGGCCAAGTTCCAGGAGCCGGGCGCGGCAATAGCCCAGTACGCGTACAACGGCAACTTCCACGCCGGCGGCACCCAGACGTTCATGAACGCGTACGAGTTCCTGGACAAGCCGGGCGAGTTCTACTTCGACAAGACGAACCACATCCTGTACTACTACAAGTCCAGCTCTGATGACATGACGACCGCTCAGGTCTGGGCCCCCGACAAAGTGTCGACTCTGATCCACATCGCGGGCACGTCCACGACCGACCACGCGCGGAACATCACGTTCTCCGGGCTCACGGTCGAGCACTCGGACTGGAATCTGGTCAACGTGGACGGCTCCGTCTTCCGACAGGGCCAGCAGGGCAACGTCAACTCGTTCGTGTACACGCACGGGAACTTCCACCAGTACTACTACCGCAACGTCGACATCGGTCCGGGCGCCATTCAGATCGAGAACGCCGACGGGATCACCCTGCAGGGCAACACGGTTCAGCACACCGGCGACGACGGAATCAACATGGTCAACGACGTGTCGAACACACAGTTGATCGGCAACTACACGAATGACATAGCCGGATCCGCCATCACCGTGGGCCACCCCCAGCACGTGTACATAGGGGACTACACCTCCACGAACAACGAGAAGTACCCGACCGACGTCGAGGGTGTCTGCAAGAACATCTCGATCACCGACAACTACATCTACGACAGCGCGGTGCTGTTCCAGGGGTCCAGCCCCATATCGGCGTACTTCACCGACACCCTGTCCGTGCAGCACAACCGCATCGAGAAGGCCCCGTGGGCGGGCATCACGCTCGGCTGGGGATGGTGGAATTTCAACGGGTCGGCGAACTCGGTCTCACCCGGCAATCCGACCACCACGGCGAGGAACAACACCATCAGCTACAACCAGATCATCGACACGATGCAGACCCTCGGCGACTCCGCTCCCATCTACACCCTGGGCAGCCAGCCGGGAACGGTGATCAGCAACAACTACATCCAGGGCGTTCCGGCCGGCCACAAGTACGGACTTCACCCCGATGAAGGCTCCGCCTACATCACCTTCGACAGGAACGTGCTGAACGTGGACCCGAATGTCTACTACGCCGTCAACTCCGGTACCTGGGGCTACCAACACGACCTGAACATCACCAACACCTACGGCACCGTCAACACGATCTACAGCAAGAACGTTCCGAACAGCGACATCCAGAACGTGCAGGCGTACTCGGACGGCGTGTGGCCGTCGCAGGCGTACAACATCGCCCTGAACGCCGGCCTGGAGGACGCGTACAAGAACCTCGTCCCCCAGAGCAACGTCGCCCTGCAGGACTACGTCCTGCCCGCGAGCACGTTCATCGGTCAGGGTCAGTCGTCCGTTCCCGTGCGCGGCACGGGCGACTCGACCCGGACTCTCTGGCTGGCCCCTTCCGGCACGACGACGTTCGCCGTCGGCCCCACGATGACCAAGGCAAGCGGAACCGCGTCGAGCATCGCTGTTCCTCCGACGGTCGGCGACTACCACCTCTACGTGGTGAACGCGCAGGGGAACACATCGGCCGCGTCGCAGTCGATCGTGCGGCAGCGATGGAACTACGTCGACGACAAGAACACCGCAATGACCTACAGCCCGAGCTGGTCGAACTGGAACGACCCGCAGGACTTCGACGGGTCCGAGAGTTTCACCAGCAAGGCGGGCAACTACGTCCAGTACTCGTTCACCGGAACCGGCATTCGGTACCTCAGCATGAAGCAGCCGAACATGGGGAAGGTGGACGTCTACATCGACGGCAGCCTCGTGCAGTCGGGCATCGACGCCTACGCCCCGTCGGTGACGAAGCAGGTGGTGCTGTTCGAGAAGACGGATCTCGCCGCCGGCCCGCACACGATCAAGGTCGTGTGCACGGGAACGAAGAACGTGTCCTCGTCCAACACCGTCTGCGCGCTGGACGCCTTCGCCAACATCTCGTTCCCCGCCACGAACGCGTTCTACAAGCTCCTGAACAAGAACAGCGGCATGGCGATCGATGTCGGGGGCGGATCCACCTCCGACGGAGCGGGCGTCATCCAGTGGAACGACAGTGGCGCGCAGAACCAGCACTGGCGGTTCGTCGCGGTGGGTGACGGCAGTTACGAGATCACCAGCCAGAACAGTGGCAAGCTGCTGGACGTCAACAACGGTGCCACCACGGACGGCGCGTCCATCATCCAGTGGCACGACGACAGCGGCGCGAACCAGCACTGGACACTCACCGCCGCCGGAAACGGGTACTACAAGATCACGAATGTGAACAGCCACATGGTGCTGGCGGTGCCCAGTTCGTCGACGTCAGCGGGCACCCAGCTCGTCCAGACGACGGACACGGGCACCGACAACCAGCTCTGGAAGGTGGTGAACGTCGGCTGA
- a CDS encoding aldo/keto reductase: protein MHHRRIEKTSVAVTELGFGASVIGNLYRVTSAQDASAAVDAAWDAGIRYFDTAPHYGLGLSERRLGAALRSRPRDEYVVSSKVGRLLVPNEEPRGVDTEGFVVRDDLRRQWDFSRDGVLRSIEDSLRRTGLDRLDIVYLHDPDDHWQQAADEAMPTLADLRGQGVIGAIGAGMNQSAMLARFLHETAADVVMLAGRYTLLDQSALDDVLPAAQQHGKSVVAVGVFNSGLLSADRPTPGMKYDYQDAPPELVQRAQAIAEVCERHGTTLPAAAIAFPSTHPSVVNVTLGMRTSEQVERNVELHRSALPEALWDDLRSQGLIRPDVPTGGGARGAADRTAPDDSQGGEAHRRASALETLRDGA from the coding sequence ATGCACCACCGGAGGATCGAGAAGACGTCGGTCGCCGTCACCGAGCTCGGCTTCGGGGCCTCGGTGATCGGCAACCTGTACCGCGTGACCTCCGCCCAGGACGCGTCGGCCGCCGTCGACGCCGCCTGGGACGCGGGCATCCGGTACTTCGACACCGCGCCGCACTACGGGCTCGGCCTCTCCGAACGCCGCCTCGGCGCCGCCCTGCGAAGTCGCCCGCGTGACGAGTACGTCGTCTCCTCCAAGGTCGGCCGCCTCCTCGTCCCCAACGAAGAGCCACGGGGCGTGGACACCGAGGGCTTCGTCGTACGCGACGACCTGCGCAGGCAGTGGGACTTCAGCCGCGACGGCGTACTCCGCTCCATCGAGGACTCCCTGCGCCGTACCGGCCTGGACCGGCTCGACATCGTCTACCTGCACGACCCCGACGACCACTGGCAGCAGGCTGCGGACGAGGCCATGCCCACGCTCGCCGACCTGCGCGGCCAGGGCGTGATCGGCGCGATCGGCGCCGGCATGAACCAGTCGGCCATGCTCGCCCGCTTCCTGCACGAGACCGCCGCCGACGTGGTGATGCTGGCCGGACGCTACACCCTCCTCGACCAGTCCGCGCTGGACGACGTACTGCCCGCCGCACAGCAGCACGGCAAGAGCGTCGTCGCGGTCGGCGTCTTCAACTCCGGCCTGCTCTCCGCGGACCGTCCGACGCCGGGCATGAAGTACGACTACCAGGACGCCCCGCCGGAACTGGTCCAACGAGCGCAGGCCATTGCCGAGGTCTGCGAGCGGCACGGCACCACCCTGCCCGCCGCCGCCATCGCCTTCCCCTCCACGCATCCCAGCGTCGTCAACGTCACCCTCGGCATGCGGACTTCGGAACAGGTGGAGCGGAACGTGGAACTCCACCGGAGCGCCCTCCCCGAGGCTCTCTGGGACGACCTCCGGAGCCAAGGGCTGATCAGGCCCGACGTCCCCACCGGAGGCGGCGCCCGGGGCGCGGCAGACCGCACGGCGCCCGACGACTCGCAAGGTGGTGAAGCTCACCGGCGCGCCTCGGCCTTGGAGACGCTCAGGGACGGGGCGTGA
- a CDS encoding sugar kinase codes for MIDVLALGEVMLRFDPGEGRIRTSRTFQVWEGGGEYNVVRGLRRCFGLRTAVVTALADNAVGRLVEELILQGGVDTSLIRWAPDDGIGRTARNGLNFVERGYGIRGALGVSDRAHTAVSQLRKGDVDWDTVFADGVRWFHTGGIFAGLSDTTVDVADEAMAAARRHGVTVSYDPNYRPSLWAGRGGADRAREVDLRLARHADVVVGALGLAGTHPGHGCIGADEVADVLASVSDLLPEAKILATTLREVPSAGVNDWSSAAWSAETGFVTGPRMTALHVLDRVGSGDGFAAGLIHGVLTGASLERALAYGTAHGALVMTTPGDVSMASLAEVEALIEGGSAHVRR; via the coding sequence ATGATCGACGTACTGGCCCTCGGCGAGGTCATGCTCCGCTTCGACCCCGGCGAGGGCCGGATCCGCACCTCCCGCACCTTCCAGGTCTGGGAAGGCGGCGGCGAGTACAACGTCGTACGAGGCTTGCGGCGCTGCTTCGGCCTGCGCACGGCCGTCGTGACCGCCCTCGCCGACAACGCGGTGGGCCGGCTCGTCGAGGAGCTGATCCTCCAAGGAGGCGTCGACACCTCACTGATCCGCTGGGCCCCCGACGACGGCATCGGCCGCACCGCCCGCAACGGCCTCAACTTCGTCGAACGCGGCTACGGCATCCGCGGCGCGCTCGGCGTCAGCGACCGCGCCCACACCGCCGTCTCCCAACTGCGCAAGGGCGACGTGGACTGGGACACCGTCTTCGCGGACGGGGTGCGCTGGTTCCACACCGGCGGCATCTTCGCCGGCCTGTCCGACACCACCGTGGACGTCGCCGACGAGGCCATGGCGGCGGCCCGACGGCACGGCGTGACCGTGTCCTACGACCCCAACTACCGGCCCAGCCTCTGGGCCGGCCGGGGCGGCGCGGACCGGGCCCGCGAGGTCGACCTGCGCCTCGCCCGGCACGCCGACGTCGTGGTGGGCGCCCTGGGCCTGGCCGGGACGCATCCGGGGCACGGGTGCATCGGCGCAGACGAGGTGGCCGACGTGCTCGCCTCGGTGTCCGACCTGCTGCCCGAGGCGAAGATACTGGCGACGACCCTGCGCGAGGTGCCCTCGGCCGGTGTCAACGACTGGTCCTCGGCCGCCTGGTCCGCCGAGACCGGCTTCGTCACCGGCCCCCGTATGACCGCGCTGCACGTCCTGGATCGCGTCGGCTCCGGCGACGGCTTCGCCGCCGGGCTCATCCACGGCGTGCTCACCGGCGCCTCTCTGGAGCGTGCCCTCGCCTACGGCACGGCCCACGGTGCCCTGGTCATGACCACTCCCGGCGACGTCTCCATGGCCTCTCTCGCCGAGGTCGAGGCGCTGATCGAGGGCGGCTCGGCCCATGTCAGACGCTGA
- a CDS encoding bifunctional 4-hydroxy-2-oxoglutarate aldolase/2-dehydro-3-deoxy-phosphogluconate aldolase, whose amino-acid sequence MSGTDVATVLAGARIMPVLTVPEPATAGPLADALAAGGARYAEVTFRTAEAEQVVKAMAAHGGLAVGAGTVLTAEQAERAVAAGARFVVSPGFDEDVVTTCRELGVPVVPGIATATELMRALSAGVDTVKLFPAEPLGGLRTLRSLAAPFPRVRFVPTGGIDASCLTSYLAEPAVLAVGGSWMATPTHVANGYYDEIRRLTADAVDRSTT is encoded by the coding sequence ATGAGCGGCACCGACGTGGCGACCGTGCTGGCAGGGGCCCGGATCATGCCGGTACTGACCGTGCCCGAACCGGCCACCGCCGGGCCGCTGGCCGACGCGCTCGCGGCGGGCGGGGCGCGGTACGCGGAGGTCACCTTCCGCACCGCCGAGGCCGAGCAGGTGGTGAAGGCGATGGCGGCCCACGGCGGCCTGGCCGTCGGCGCAGGTACGGTCCTCACCGCCGAGCAGGCGGAGCGGGCGGTCGCGGCCGGGGCCCGCTTCGTCGTCTCGCCCGGTTTCGACGAGGACGTCGTCACCACGTGCCGCGAACTGGGGGTGCCCGTGGTGCCCGGCATCGCCACCGCCACCGAGCTGATGCGCGCCCTCTCAGCGGGCGTGGACACAGTGAAGCTGTTTCCCGCCGAGCCCCTCGGCGGCCTGCGCACGCTGCGCTCGCTCGCGGCCCCTTTCCCCCGGGTGCGCTTCGTGCCGACCGGCGGGATCGACGCCTCCTGCCTGACCTCCTACCTCGCCGAGCCCGCGGTCCTGGCCGTCGGCGGCAGTTGGATGGCCACCCCCACCCACGTGGCGAACGGCTACTACGACGAGATCCGCCGGCTCACCGCCGACGCCGTGGACAGGAGCACCACATGA
- a CDS encoding SDR family oxidoreductase — protein MNAFDLTGKLAVVTGARRGIGRAMAGALAEAGADVIGVSATLETSGSDVEKDVTAAGRTFEAIRTDFADPDAVRALGAELAGRERPVDILVNNAGTIRRAPAAEHSDRDWELVLQVNLNAQFALSRAVGGAMVSRGQGKIIFTASLLSFQGGITVPGYTAAKHGIAGLTKALSNEWAPHGVNVNAIAPGYIATDNTQALQGDPVRSKAILDRIPAGRWGSADDLAGATVFLASDAAAYVHGTVLPVDGGWLGR, from the coding sequence GTGAACGCTTTCGACCTCACCGGGAAACTCGCCGTCGTCACCGGGGCCCGGCGCGGCATCGGCCGGGCCATGGCCGGGGCCCTCGCCGAGGCCGGCGCGGACGTCATCGGTGTCAGCGCCACCCTGGAGACATCCGGCAGCGACGTGGAGAAGGACGTCACCGCCGCGGGACGCACCTTCGAGGCGATCCGCACCGACTTCGCCGACCCCGACGCCGTACGGGCGCTGGGTGCGGAACTCGCGGGCCGTGAACGGCCGGTGGACATCCTGGTCAACAACGCGGGCACGATCCGGCGCGCCCCGGCCGCCGAACACTCCGACCGCGACTGGGAGCTGGTGCTTCAGGTCAACCTGAACGCGCAGTTCGCGCTGTCGCGTGCGGTGGGCGGGGCGATGGTGTCCCGTGGCCAGGGAAAAATCATCTTCACCGCGTCGCTGCTCAGCTTCCAGGGCGGCATCACCGTCCCCGGCTACACCGCCGCCAAGCACGGCATCGCCGGACTGACCAAGGCCCTGTCCAACGAGTGGGCCCCGCACGGCGTCAACGTCAACGCCATCGCCCCCGGTTACATCGCCACCGACAACACCCAAGCCCTCCAGGGCGACCCGGTGCGCAGCAAGGCGATCCTCGACCGCATCCCCGCCGGACGCTGGGGCAGCGCCGACGACCTGGCCGGCGCCACCGTCTTCCTCGCCTCGGACGCCGCCGCCTACGTTCACGGCACCGTCCTGCCCGTCGACGGCGGGTGGCTGGGTCGATGA